The genomic region TATGCCTAAGCAGGTTGCGATTGCCCTCTGGTCATTGGCTGCTGCGTGCATATTGGCATTCACGGTGGCGGCGCTTGTATCTTCCCCTAGTCGCGAAGACAGTCGCCCACGTTGGCGGTTAGCTCGCGGCCGCCATGGCGGCTTCAAAGCTCCCGCTCCATCGCAGGATGCTGCCGGGTTCTTTACTTTAATCCAATCCTTCTGCCGCCCGCCTCGATACGGTCGCTCGCGGTGCTTTGACACGATGCCTTCTAGTCCCATCCGGCAGGCGGCACGGAAGAAATCGGAGCCGATGTCGCCCATCTCGGAGGGAGCGACAAGGATACCGCCCGGCCTTTCACGCAAGCAGGCCGTCAAGGCTGGTTTTCCTTCGATGAAGCGGCAGCGGACGAAGGTCGTCGCCATCGATTGCGAGGAGGTCAAAGGCGCAAAACTGCACTTCGTGATCGTGTTTGCACAATCTGTTGCCGGGCTGCTGAGGTTATGTCCTAGGCACTCCGGGGCCTCGTCTTATTCCCGCACAGGCGCCGAGACGATCCGAAGACACTTGTAGACCTTGACAGCCGGCCGGCCGGCGAGCACTGGGAAAAATTCGGGTGGCAGAAGCCGCCCGGCGGCACTTGGGCTCTTGAAGAGAAGCCAGACCGAGGCGCGAATTCCGTTCGGCTATTCCACCGATTGCTACATACCACCGTCACGCAGTTGGAACAGAACCATTGAGGCCGTGGTTAGCGACGGGAGGAGTGACGCCATGAGTAAGGCCATTCGCAAGCTAGTCGCCGATCCTCCGATCATGACCGTCGGCGACCTCATCGATGAACTGTGCCGATTGCCAGATACTGCGCTCGTTAGCTTCACCTGTCCAATGCTCGAACAAGAACTTACGTTTTACCGCCTTCGACGGCGATCGAAGGACGTCGTTGAAATCGAAGTGAACGCGGCTCCGCAAAGCATCCCATCCGCCGCTTAAGAATTTAAGCCGGGCCGCCGGAACGGACATCTGGCCCTGGGCATTAACATTTGAGACCGTCGCTCGCCGTACCGATTGGACGGCGCACGTCGCGGGATAGCCAAAGGTCACTGGACCCGCCGTTTCAAGCGCCCGTGCGGATAGCCAAAGGCGACGGTCTCGGCCTCTTTTTTTGTCGTTTTGACCTTGGCTCACGAGACCAAGCCATGCGCAACATCGACAGGTCGCACAGCTTCGCAGCTTCGCAGATCGTGTCCCTGAGCGTGGTGTAACTGGCGGTGGGACACCGCGTTCGCCGGCAAGAGCCGGACTGGTCAGCTGGCGATAGCCGGGAGGCTGACGGTTGGATCATCGCTCAACGGCGCGATGGTTTCCAGGGTCATGTAACGGGCGCGCTGGACGGCCCATTCATCATTCTGTTCGAGCAGGAGCGCGCCGATGAGGCGGACGATAGCGTCCTCATTGGGGAAGATGCCGACGACCTCGGTCCGGCGCTTGATCTCGCCGTTGAGGCGCTCGATCGGGTTGGTCGAGTGCAGCTTGGTGCGGTGCTGCGGCGGGAACGTCATGTAGGCCAGCCGGCGAGCTTGGGTAGCTTGGGGCGGAGCTGATCGGCGACCTTCCGCCATTGCGCTCGTGCGGCCTCGGCATCGTCCTGGGCAAACGCAGTGGCGATGAAGGCGGAGACGACACGCCGTCCACTTTTGCCGGCATGGGCCAGCGCGTTGCGCATGAAGTGCACGCGGCAACGCTGCCAACTGGCGTTGAGCACCTTGGCGACGGTCGCCTTGATGCCCTCGTGGGCGTCGGAGACGACCAGCTTGACGCCGCGCAGGCCGCGGCGGGCGAGCTTGCGCAGGAACGCCGTCCAGAATGTCTCGGCCTCCGAGGGACCAATGTCCATGCCGAGAACTTCGCGCCGGCCATCGCTGTTGACGCCGACCGCGACGATCACCGCGACCGACACGATGCGCCCCTGCTGGCGCACCTTCACGTAGGTGGCGTCGATCCACAGATAGGGCCAATCGCCCTCGATCGGGCGAGCGAGGAACGCCTTCACCTTGTCATCGATCTCCGCGCACAGCCGCGAGACCTGGCTCTTGGAGATGCCGCTCATGCCCATCGCCTGCACCAGATCGTCGACGGAGCGGGTCGAGACGCCCTGCACATAAGCTTCCTGCACCACCGCGGTGAGCGCCTTCTCGGCCATCCGGCGCGGCTCCAGAAAGCCGGGGAAGTAGGAGCCTTTGCGCAGCTTGGGAATGCGCAGCTCGACCGTGCCGGCGCGGGTCTCCCAGGTCCGGTCGCGGTAGCCGTTGCGCTGCGCCAGACGCTCGGGGTTCTTCTCGCCGTAGGCGGCCCCGGTCTGGCCTTCCACTTCCAGCTCCATCAGGCGCTGGGCAGCAAAGCCGATCATCTCGCGCAGCAGATCCGCATCAGGGGTCTTCTCCACGAGCGTGCGGAGGTTCATCATCTCATCGGTCATCGGTGGTTCCTCGAATCAGGTTGGTGTCAGCAACCCGACCCTACCGGCGAACTGCCGGTGACCACCGCAAAGCCGCCCGCCCGCTACGGCGCCATGGGAGGGCGCGCGTGCGGACGGCTTTGCTCTACCGAGCTACACCATCACCGGGGACACGACCCGGGAACACCCAAAGGGTGGAGCTAGGTTGATCGTTCGGGCTCACACCTCGACAGCGTGATGCCGACAAGGCCTCAGCTCGGCGCCAGCCCCGGAGCTGAGGCCTTTTTGTCGCCCGTGTACATTTTTGTACAAAGGCCCGGAACCCAGGTCCGGCTTCTGACTCATCCCACGGGGACTTTGGATGGGATAAAAAAGACGTGCCGCGTTACACCTCCTTCGCCCGAGAGGCGGCAGCAACGCTGCTGCGAATGGCCAAAACAACAAAGGACCCGCAGGTCGCGTCGGGATTGATACAGCGAGCCGCCGACCTGAAGGACCGCACGGGCGAGTTGCCTGCGGTTGACATTGAGATGTTCGCCGACGAGCCAAAAAAGCCGCTCACGAAGAACTAAGGTCGCCGTGTACGCGCGGAAACTCATGGAAAGAAATGGCCCCAGCTCCGTGGGCAGGGGGGATGAAGCTGGGGCCGATTAGGGTCGCCCTCTTGGGGAAGGGCATCGGGAAAACTCGGCAATCCGCAAAGCGTTCCCGTGTTTTTCCGCCGCAGCCTGCCATTGCTCGGGGCTGAAGTTTGCAACGTTTGGATTTGTAAGTGACCTGAAATGCTTGCTAGCATTCCGGCTGGGGACCTCCCTCGAATAAGGGCGGCGTAACGGGGCTAGAAGCGATGCCGATCAATCCGCTTTTGGGGAACGCCAACTCGGCAGACGTTGAACGACTCCGTCAGGCGTTCGCTGCCACGCTGAAATCACTACATTTGGTCGATCGCAACGATCCGATCTGCGAGACAGTCGCGCGAAAGGTCATCGAGATCGAGGCCGCCGGCACTCATGACCCGGATGAGATCGCGAAGACGGCCGCGAGAGAACTCGGCCCCAATTGATTGAGGCCGCCTTGCAAGGCGGCCTCATCGTGCCTTCAGAAGGGCCGCCTGGTGCTAATCGCGGTCGTGGTGGTGATGGTGATGGTGATGGTGCTCGTGGTGCTCGTGCCGAACGCCTCCACCTCCGGAATGCGCTATAGCGTTTGACGTGAGAGAAGTCGAAAGCAGCATAGTTATGGTCGGCGGCGTGACCGCCGCGAATTTTCCGCAAGTCTTCAGAAACTCACGCCGATCATCGTCTTCAGCGGGCATAGCGGCCAATCCTCTGATTGTAGGGCATACAATATTAAACTACCACGAATTGAATAAATTTAAATACGTTAATAGGTTCCAATATTTTCCGGTGAAGCTACGGTTCCATGGTATCGTCCGGCCTCACAGGCGTGCTGAGGGCAAGACATGGGCATCTACCCTACATTTGCAACCCCACAGTATGGCTCCGAGAAATACTTGTATTACAAAGGCTTACGAGCAGACGTTGCGTGCTCTCTGTGTTAAAGATCGCAACGATCCGCTCACGGAATCGGTGGCGAAAACAAACATCAAGATCGCCCAAACAGGGCTCAAAGGCCCTGCACAGATTTCAGCGCAGGCGATCACCGAACTCGAAATGCTAGGCGAGCGCCGACTGGGGAACTGAAACAATCCGGAGAGCGGGAGGTTGGCTATTGGGCTTCGGGGCTTCGCAACGTGCGAGGCGCGCCATGACCCCCTGTCCCGGTGGGCGATGTGTTCCTCACGGTCCCAGTCATGGCCGTGACGTTCCTGGTCGAGATCGGCCTTTTCATCCTGATCGGAATGTTCTGAATCGAGTGCTCGTCCCTCTCACGATACCGAGTGCCGCTCAAATATTTCGTGATCCCCGCAACCATCGTCCCCGTTCGGCGTCATGCGGAATTGCGGAGAACTCGCTATGGACGACGGCGAGGAACAGCAAGAGCTTGAACGCGAGATCATGCGCTACCGCATGATGGAGCGCGACGTTACCGACCCGCTCGCGCTTGGGCTCCTGCACGACATCCTCGCGGAATTAGAAGCGGCACTGCAAGCTTTGACGGACCAGTAGAGGCGCGCCCAAGCTGTGCCGCGCCCCCAAAGGGAATTCCACGTGACCATTCGCGTCGATCTACGCGGCGCGTTCCTTGTCTGGCTGTTCCTCCACGGCGGTCGCGGTTTCTTCCAACTCCTTTTTGTAATTGCCTGCGAACCTCTCAATACTATCGGCCCACATCCTCAGCATTGAGACCTGAAAGCGCATGATTGGGTTCAAGGCATTCATGCCGATTGCTGTCGCTGCGGCGATGCGTCTTTGTGGTTCGCGCGCGAACCGGTCTGAGTTAGAGGATTTGTCTGCCATGCTGCTCTCTGCTTCTAATGCTGCTTGCCTGAAGCTAGTAAGTGACGGGTTGTGCATTGCGTGACTCTAAACGTTCGGCCAAATTTTGATCTACCGCGAGTCTCGCCGATCGGTCGTCGTGCAGTTCGTCTAGTTTTTTCAAGTAAGCGACCGCCGCTACTTGCAAGAGATCGAAATCGTCTTCGCCGGTATCACGAAGATTGACGACGTAGCGATAGAGGGCGGAGCGCCGAGTATCGTTCTCGCTGATGCCGCTGTGAAGCAGCAGGTAGTTTCGCCAAGCGAACGCACAGGCGCCTTCTATGGTCTGAGAAGTCATGTGCACCTCCCACGGCCAGAGAAAGACTGACGACCCGTTTCGTTCCGCGAAAGCTCCCGGCTGTAATATTGTTCCGTAGCTGCGCTGCAGGATATTTTTTGCAGCGCCCTCCGGCGTTCGACAGAGGCCCTCAATGTGCAGCTCGCAGAACAATTTTCCGATCGGGATTAGGATTCAAACTCGCGCAGGGCAACCCTGGAGCGGTCAGTCCCGCGCGGTGCCAGCGTTCGCAATCGCGCGAAACATGGAGCGCCCCTATATTTAGTTAATTTTTCGGGAGGTTCGCGTACTATCCTCCTAGTTATTGGGCTATGGCTACTGATCAACGTTTTGTTTGTTGTGATCACGATGCCCACTCGCAGGCCACGCTTACCGCCTCGACCAGCGCGGCCAACGTGGAACGAAGCATTGGATGCAATCAGGCGCTTGCTGAAAATACGACGCCGTTGAAAAGTCAGACGATTGCGCTGTCATTTAAACCAGTCAAACACCGGACTTTCACTCGTCATTTTAATCTGCGAGACTTTCAATCCGACACAAACACTGGCTTGCGAAGAACAGGCCCGAAGGAGGTTCGCAGTGGAGAAGGTGCGACGCTTACGCGCGATGGGTTCGCTGTGCCGTCAACAGGCGGCGTACAACAGCATGAACAAATGGAAACTCCTCGCGGACGCGGAATGCTGGGAGCACTTGGCTGAGCTTGAGCTGTCGTCCCACTTCCGGGAATGCAACGTCGCTAGCTCCATCAGCTCGCTTGATCCGGCTGGGTGAGAAAACTCCTGCAACGCGAAAATCGACCAATGGGCCAATTCTTCAAACATCGGGGGCGTGCAATGGCTAACCGTAGTCGGGCGTTGAACCGCGTTGTCCTGTGCCTGCGTGCTCAGGCGCTTCTTTTTCGGCTTGCCGAACTTGAGACCCTTCGAGGGCGAGTGCGAGAGGCCGAGGAGAATACAGCTCTCGATCGATCGGCAGACCCGGTGAAGTCAACCATTCACTGATTTGTTGCCGAACTTCGCGGTCGTATTATTGGTCGTGCCGCGCCAGGGAACGGCAAGCCGTTGAACGAATATTTCTGACCCCTTGTGGGTCGATTGCACTCATGCCGCTTATCGGCGTCCTTGGCCGGTGTCGAAGAACTCAGGTGCTTCATGTGAAGCACCTGCCCGGTCGAACGACTACCGCGATAGTGACGCGCACGGCCGATCACCCCTCAATGTGTTTCACCGTCGAAATCGGCCAGCGACCTTCATGTCCCGCGACCGAGATGCGAAGTCCGTGCTGATCATCGAGGAAGACGTGATCAATTGTGCCAGCCTTGCCGTCGGTCAAAACGACAGTCTTGCCGACTAGCTCCGTCTCGGCCTCGTGCAGTTCGCGCAAGATGTTCATCGCTCGCGCGTCGCCGGTCCTCGCAGCACTCACGATGCACTCTGCTTGGTGCGAATTCTTGTATTCTACCACTCTGGTATTTTGACGCGAGCACGCAATCGGGGAGTTCCAGGGCGCGTGAATTGAATTCTGAGGCGATCCCTTGGGTCTTACTTGTATCTTCACCACAGACGTGGCCGTTCGGAACTCTTGCAGTCCGCAATGAGTTACAGAGCCGCCGACTGGATGGAGCATGAGCGGTCGCGTGCGCGGTAGCACGTGATGGT from Bradyrhizobium sp. CB1015 harbors:
- a CDS encoding PRC-barrel domain containing protein, with the protein product MNILRELHEAETELVGKTVVLTDGKAGTIDHVFLDDQHGLRISVAGHEGRWPISTVKHIEG